In a single window of the Vicinamibacterales bacterium genome:
- a CDS encoding aldolase/citrate lyase family protein, giving the protein MLHVTRVGTFSLLLITGVYVWLSGSQLAVAPAAPTRINKAIELLERGQPIYYTQISGGGYDEGMELAKTWADYITYNLEHSAFNVSELTEFMRGLADGGPTKSGHRTPAVICVLPVAGVDASTVRANAWMVEQVLSAGVHGVLLVHARSPEAVRAFVQAARFPMHAQAVGNGLEEGLRGSGAAGHPARVWGISPAEYLRVADPWPLNPEGEILLGVKIEDRHALEYAEVTTKVPGLGFAEWGPGDMSMSFGLSRNADGTWPKVLADARTRVLAATKAAGISFLNVVRPDDVEAMIDEGVMIGAANEKAAEVGRQYTTRTMPW; this is encoded by the coding sequence ATGCTGCACGTGACAAGGGTCGGGACCTTTTCGCTACTCCTCATTACTGGCGTGTACGTCTGGCTGTCCGGTTCGCAGTTGGCGGTAGCGCCAGCGGCGCCGACACGGATCAACAAGGCAATCGAGCTGCTTGAGCGAGGGCAGCCGATCTATTACACGCAGATTAGTGGTGGCGGGTACGATGAAGGCATGGAATTGGCCAAGACCTGGGCCGACTACATCACCTATAACCTTGAGCACAGTGCATTCAACGTGTCCGAGTTGACCGAGTTCATGCGCGGTCTAGCAGATGGTGGACCGACGAAGAGTGGTCATCGGACGCCAGCCGTCATCTGTGTACTGCCCGTGGCCGGTGTTGATGCGTCAACGGTTCGGGCAAACGCCTGGATGGTTGAGCAGGTACTCTCGGCCGGTGTACACGGCGTCCTTCTCGTTCATGCACGCTCACCAGAGGCGGTGCGTGCCTTCGTCCAGGCCGCACGGTTTCCAATGCACGCTCAGGCGGTGGGTAATGGCCTTGAAGAAGGGTTACGGGGAAGCGGTGCAGCGGGTCACCCGGCGCGGGTCTGGGGTATTTCGCCGGCCGAGTACCTGCGCGTCGCCGATCCTTGGCCACTCAATCCGGAGGGTGAAATTCTGCTTGGGGTCAAGATCGAGGATCGTCATGCGCTTGAGTACGCCGAGGTGACCACCAAGGTACCTGGACTGGGGTTTGCGGAGTGGGGACCCGGTGACATGAGCATGTCGTTCGGTTTATCGCGTAACGCCGATGGCACTTGGCCGAAGGTGCTCGCCGATGCTCGGACTCGGGTGCTTGCCGCAACAAAGGCCGCCGGCATCTCGTTTCTGAATGTTGTGCGGCCCGATGATGTCGAAGCGATGATCGATGAGGGTGTGATGATTGGCGCGGCCAATGAGAAGGCGGCTGAGGTGGGTAGACAGTACACGACTCGCACAATGCCGTGGTGA
- a CDS encoding aminopeptidase P N-terminal domain-containing protein: protein MRRRPLLLILALTLVVATSLEAQRAYEPPDKETHRQRREKFLEAMDGGIAVIVAAHKDQERIYEFFVDHSDLHDFIYLTGLEGTDAWESALVLAPDAETYREILYTSQDLDGIQEKTGMAHVYPYALFMEHLSDGITDYSLLRTHQRGVKPVATDLSRALGEEKNIYFNYQRFLNLAATPPERLDIANRLRYFSPEVQVKDASDILNRLRMIHDEAGIELLRKASDITVQAFMESAKAVREEMTTQQIAAIVNFTFEYEHAVPSFRTNVTPSGPGVPVRSGGRDWPIGIRPRLGPWPVSNGQMISYDIGAEYAHYTSDFGRTIPVSGRYTPEQRRVAEIVTRIQKQTIAAVKPGGTFTESQALKDRLMTEAGLGDVTGTYGISHFVGMEIHDVGFYDIPWEPGMCFVIEWRVTQEDFSIRFEDVILVTEDGHEWLTEHSPIEPDEIEALMAQRGIWEEGR from the coding sequence ATGAGAAGAAGGCCCCTACTTTTGATTCTAGCCCTGACCTTGGTGGTGGCGACTTCGCTGGAGGCCCAACGGGCTTATGAACCCCCGGATAAAGAAACTCACCGACAACGCCGGGAAAAATTCCTTGAAGCCATGGATGGTGGTATTGCCGTCATCGTAGCTGCTCATAAGGACCAGGAACGGATCTACGAGTTCTTCGTGGACCATTCGGACCTCCACGACTTCATCTATCTGACGGGGTTGGAAGGGACCGATGCTTGGGAGTCAGCTCTGGTGTTAGCTCCTGACGCCGAGACCTACCGAGAGATTCTTTACACCTCCCAGGACCTGGACGGAATTCAGGAGAAGACAGGTATGGCCCATGTGTATCCTTACGCGCTTTTTATGGAGCACCTGTCCGACGGAATCACTGATTATTCCCTCCTTCGGACCCATCAACGTGGTGTCAAGCCAGTTGCGACTGACCTATCGCGGGCCCTAGGCGAAGAGAAGAATATCTACTTCAATTACCAGCGTTTCCTGAACCTAGCAGCGACGCCTCCAGAGCGGCTCGATATTGCGAACCGGCTCCGATACTTCTCGCCGGAGGTGCAGGTGAAAGACGCATCGGACATCTTGAACCGCCTGCGGATGATCCACGACGAAGCTGGGATTGAACTTCTCAGGAAAGCCTCGGACATCACGGTTCAAGCGTTTATGGAGTCGGCCAAGGCAGTCCGAGAGGAGATGACCACACAGCAGATCGCCGCTATCGTGAACTTCACCTTCGAGTACGAACACGCAGTGCCCTCGTTTCGGACCAACGTTACTCCCTCTGGTCCGGGTGTGCCAGTGCGGAGCGGAGGCCGGGACTGGCCAATCGGGATCCGTCCTCGGCTCGGGCCCTGGCCCGTGAGTAATGGCCAGATGATCAGCTACGACATCGGAGCTGAGTATGCTCACTACACTTCGGACTTCGGCCGTACCATTCCGGTGAGCGGTAGGTATACCCCAGAGCAACGACGCGTCGCCGAAATTGTGACGCGCATCCAAAAACAGACCATCGCTGCGGTGAAGCCAGGTGGGACATTCACCGAAAGCCAAGCGCTGAAGGATAGGCTCATGACCGAGGCGGGATTGGGTGATGTGACAGGAACCTACGGTATCTCACATTTCGTTGGGATGGAGATTCACGATGTGGGTTTCTACGACATTCCTTGGGAGCCAGGTATGTGTTTCGTCATCGAGTGGAGAGTAACTCAAGAGGACTTTTCGATTCGATTCGAGGACGTAATCCTTGTGACAGAGGATGGGCACGAGTGGCTCACCGAACACTCCCCAATTGAGCCTGACGAGATAGAGGCCCTCATGGCTCAGAGGGGGATTTGGGAAGAGGGACGTTGA
- a CDS encoding M24 family metallopeptidase has product MTGWNRRHIGLAASAIVVLSIASCTPQEPHQRTHTDTGSDPVELFDGRVIPAMPELLGIRDQYELRLDWLEQKRAMLLDMMREHEIEMWIVVSEEFHPDPVTQYVAPPLHYTRRRDVMVFVDAGEDGLASYSDYWRPTADYRRFFEPLPVSRNARNIQDTRAGLLTLWERYEPATIGLNMGGARGHDSTITHDSYKFLVETMGREAESRFVSAAGLIEDVFDTRLASELEPYRSLVLATDVIAQTALSNEVITLGVTRAVDIKWFFEESVAKLGVGGKPWFEIHVAVQRFDPETGTMIPYSHPAPDDLIFQRGDIIHLDCGFDYLGFASDWQKVAYILREGEQTVPQGLRIALSNANLVHEAFASESRPGMTGWEATLAITRKLEGVDFLPSLYSHAIGYHGHALGPSINARDMDLSSPTYGYSGSTSPEGDSYLRDGAYRSIEFSATTAVPEYDGGTVTIPMEDDAYLTTSGYIYFRPYQTEWYVIR; this is encoded by the coding sequence ATGACTGGTTGGAATAGACGTCACATCGGCCTTGCCGCGAGCGCTATTGTTGTGCTGAGCATAGCCTCGTGCACGCCGCAGGAACCCCACCAACGCACACACACGGACACTGGTAGCGACCCGGTTGAACTGTTTGATGGGCGCGTGATTCCGGCGATGCCTGAGTTGCTCGGGATACGCGATCAGTATGAGCTACGCCTTGACTGGCTCGAGCAGAAGCGCGCGATGCTCCTTGACATGATGCGGGAGCACGAAATCGAGATGTGGATCGTGGTGAGCGAGGAATTCCACCCTGACCCCGTGACCCAGTATGTCGCGCCGCCACTTCACTACACGCGCCGTCGAGACGTGATGGTGTTTGTAGATGCCGGAGAAGATGGGCTCGCGAGCTACTCGGACTACTGGAGGCCGACTGCGGATTACCGTCGATTTTTTGAGCCCCTGCCAGTCTCGCGAAATGCTCGAAACATCCAGGACACTCGTGCTGGCCTACTGACACTGTGGGAGCGCTACGAGCCTGCAACCATCGGGTTGAATATGGGTGGGGCCCGCGGTCATGACAGCACCATTACTCACGACAGCTACAAATTCTTGGTGGAGACGATGGGTCGTGAGGCCGAATCAAGATTCGTTTCGGCCGCCGGTTTGATTGAGGATGTGTTTGATACTCGACTCGCAAGTGAGCTTGAACCTTACCGGTCTTTGGTGCTGGCCACCGACGTGATTGCGCAGACGGCTCTGTCGAACGAGGTCATTACCCTTGGTGTGACGCGGGCAGTGGACATTAAATGGTTCTTTGAAGAGTCGGTGGCCAAGTTAGGTGTGGGTGGCAAGCCCTGGTTCGAGATCCACGTAGCGGTCCAGCGTTTCGATCCGGAAACCGGCACCATGATTCCGTACTCGCATCCCGCCCCGGACGATCTCATTTTTCAGCGGGGAGACATCATACATTTGGACTGCGGCTTTGATTATCTAGGCTTCGCCAGTGATTGGCAGAAAGTGGCCTACATCTTGCGCGAAGGCGAACAGACTGTGCCGCAGGGCCTCCGGATTGCACTCAGCAACGCAAACCTCGTACATGAAGCGTTCGCGTCGGAATCTCGGCCTGGAATGACTGGTTGGGAGGCTACGTTGGCTATAACGAGAAAGCTCGAAGGAGTGGATTTCCTGCCGAGCCTTTACTCTCACGCCATCGGCTATCACGGTCATGCCCTAGGACCGTCTATCAATGCCCGTGACATGGACCTGTCCTCTCCGACCTATGGCTATAGTGGCTCAACGTCACCCGAAGGAGATTCTTACCTCCGCGACGGTGCCTACCGTTCCATTGAATTCAGTGCGACCACTGCTGTACCGGAATATGACGGTGGTACGGTGACGATACCCATGGAAGACGACGCTTATCTAACTACGAGTGGCTACATTTATTTTCGGCCGTACCAGACTGAGTGGTACGTGATCCGCTGA